Proteins from a single region of Phycisphaeraceae bacterium D3-23:
- a CDS encoding MoxR family ATPase produces MTDQQAPDLQDLQQLKQAYDNIREQIAKVIVGQDEVIEQLLVSIFARGHCILEGVPGLAKTLLVSTLAKSLSLDFTRIQFTPDLMPSDITGTEVIEENKSTGAREFKFVHGPVFTNVLLADEINRTPPKTQAALLEGMQERQVSTGGKRYGLPDPFFVLATQNPIEQEGTYPLPEAQLDRFFMKVFVNYPTPDEERAIYKMMTGAPVAEPSPQISGEEVLKLQDTVRRVPISDMLLDYVMRFIRATRHSEHDAPDFVKQWLLWGAGPRGGQALIMAAKTRAALQGRPEVSIEDLHAMAVPVLRHRIVVNYNAEAEGQSPDTVIQKLIETVPVGGSGANDPAVQRTLTA; encoded by the coding sequence GTGACCGACCAACAAGCCCCCGACCTTCAAGACCTGCAGCAGCTCAAGCAGGCCTACGACAATATCCGCGAGCAGATCGCCAAGGTCATCGTCGGGCAGGACGAGGTCATCGAACAGCTCCTGGTCTCGATCTTCGCACGGGGCCACTGCATCCTCGAGGGCGTGCCGGGCCTCGCGAAAACGCTGCTGGTCTCGACGCTGGCGAAATCGCTCTCGCTCGACTTCACACGTATCCAGTTCACCCCCGACCTGATGCCTTCCGACATCACGGGCACCGAGGTGATCGAAGAGAACAAGTCCACCGGCGCACGCGAGTTCAAGTTCGTGCACGGCCCGGTCTTCACTAACGTGCTGCTCGCCGACGAGATCAACCGGACGCCGCCCAAGACCCAGGCCGCGCTGCTCGAAGGGATGCAGGAGCGCCAGGTCTCGACCGGCGGCAAGCGTTATGGCCTGCCCGACCCGTTCTTCGTCCTCGCGACACAGAACCCGATCGAGCAGGAAGGCACGTACCCGCTGCCCGAGGCGCAGCTGGACCGCTTCTTTATGAAGGTGTTTGTGAACTACCCGACGCCGGACGAGGAGCGCGCGATCTACAAGATGATGACCGGCGCGCCCGTGGCCGAGCCCTCGCCGCAGATCAGCGGCGAGGAGGTGCTCAAGCTGCAGGACACGGTCCGCCGGGTGCCGATCAGCGACATGCTGCTGGACTACGTGATGCGGTTCATCCGCGCGACGCGCCACAGCGAGCACGATGCGCCGGACTTTGTCAAGCAATGGCTGCTGTGGGGCGCGGGCCCGCGTGGTGGGCAGGCGCTCATCATGGCGGCCAAGACCCGCGCCGCGCTGCAGGGCCGGCCCGAGGTCAGTATCGAAGACCTGCACGCGATGGCGGTGCCTGTCCTGCGCCACCGCATCGTCGTGAACTACAACGCCGAGGCCGAGGGCCAGAGCCCCGACACCGTGATCCAGAAGCTGATCGAGACGGTCCCCGTGGGCGGCTCGGGCGCGAACGACCCGGCGGTGCAGCGGACGCTGACGGCGTAG